The proteins below come from a single Sporosarcina sp. FSL K6-3457 genomic window:
- a CDS encoding antibiotic biosynthesis monooxygenase family protein encodes MNIYMTSGTPAFMETVRAKYPKEMMIVMHAGTNALLLHETNGKTVFQTPRRYEVLASSGTLDENGYFVYNHLPVTDEGRPIFEHRFKERTHALDDTLGFIAFRLLRPLDSDTYIVMTEWSASTYYEMWKNSSSFHDAHLTGHAEAGVDSTPHIFTSGAFITSYITNVKEEEA; translated from the coding sequence ATGAATATTTATATGACATCTGGAACACCCGCATTTATGGAGACTGTAAGGGCTAAATATCCGAAAGAGATGATGATTGTCATGCACGCTGGAACTAATGCACTGTTATTACATGAAACAAACGGCAAAACGGTTTTCCAAACACCGCGTCGCTATGAAGTGCTTGCCTCTTCGGGTACGCTCGATGAAAACGGTTATTTCGTCTATAATCATCTACCAGTCACTGATGAAGGGCGTCCTATTTTTGAACATCGTTTTAAAGAACGTACACATGCACTAGATGATACACTTGGCTTCATCGCTTTTCGTCTACTTCGTCCCCTCGATTCTGATACGTATATTGTGATGACTGAATGGTCTGCTAGCACATATTATGAGATGTGGAAAAACTCCTCCTCTTTTCATGATGCCCATTTAACAGGTCATGCAGAAGCAGGCGTCGACAGCACACCACATATTTTCACAAGTGGTGCTTTCATCACAAGCTATATCACGAATGTAAAGGAAGAGGAGGCCTAA
- a CDS encoding amidohydrolase, translating to MKEQLFEKLDSAFEDMVVIRRHLHMHPELSFKEEHTAQYIHDFYADLGVDVQMGVGGNGVVARVKGGRPGKTVALRADFDALPIQDEKDVPYKSTVSGVMHACGHDGHTATLLQVAKAIHELQEDLAGEYVFIHQHAEEYAPGGAISMIEAGCLDGVDVIFGTHLWSLTPLGTIEYLAGPVMAAADRFTITIQGAGGHGAAPHQTKDAIVIGAQLVMNLQQLVARRVNPIDSAVLSIGSFVAENAFNVIADSAKLGGTVRSFNPKVRDLMELEMKRVIDGTALANDCTIEFEYVRGYPAVVNHATETAFLKTVAENVPGAQSVVESTPQMGGEDFSYYLEKVPGTFFFTGAKPAVPYPHHHPKFDFDENAMLLAAKTLGAAALDYQK from the coding sequence ATGAAAGAACAGCTATTTGAAAAGTTGGATAGTGCGTTTGAAGATATGGTTGTCATACGTCGACATCTTCACATGCATCCCGAGTTATCTTTTAAGGAAGAACACACCGCGCAATACATACATGATTTTTACGCGGATCTTGGTGTAGACGTCCAGATGGGGGTTGGAGGTAACGGTGTCGTTGCCCGCGTCAAAGGCGGTCGACCTGGTAAAACAGTCGCATTGCGCGCTGATTTCGATGCACTCCCTATCCAGGATGAAAAAGATGTGCCCTATAAATCGACAGTGTCCGGTGTCATGCATGCCTGCGGACATGATGGACACACTGCGACGTTACTCCAAGTAGCCAAGGCCATTCACGAATTACAAGAAGATCTTGCTGGTGAATATGTTTTCATCCACCAACACGCGGAAGAATATGCTCCAGGTGGCGCTATTTCAATGATTGAAGCTGGCTGTCTTGACGGAGTCGATGTTATTTTCGGTACGCATCTTTGGTCGTTGACACCTTTAGGAACAATTGAATATTTAGCAGGACCTGTTATGGCAGCAGCCGACCGTTTCACAATCACCATTCAAGGTGCTGGCGGTCATGGTGCAGCTCCCCATCAGACAAAAGATGCTATCGTCATCGGCGCACAACTCGTCATGAATTTACAGCAGCTTGTTGCTCGCCGCGTCAATCCAATTGACTCTGCTGTATTATCCATCGGCTCGTTTGTTGCAGAAAATGCATTTAACGTCATTGCAGATTCCGCAAAACTTGGAGGAACAGTCCGCTCATTCAATCCAAAGGTCCGTGATTTAATGGAGCTTGAGATGAAACGCGTAATTGACGGAACCGCACTTGCCAATGACTGTACAATCGAATTTGAATACGTACGCGGCTATCCCGCTGTCGTCAACCATGCCACCGAAACTGCATTTTTGAAAACCGTAGCGGAAAACGTTCCAGGTGCACAATCTGTTGTTGAATCGACACCACAAATGGGCGGTGAAGATTTTTCCTATTATCTTGAAAAAGTGCCGGGGACATTTTTCTTCACTGGTGCCAAACCAGCCGTCCCCTATCCGCATCATCATCCCAAATTTGATTTCGATGAAAATGCAATGCTTCTCGCAGCAAAAACACTAGGCGCCGCGGCTCTTGATTATCAAAAATAA
- the hemE gene encoding uroporphyrinogen decarboxylase, producing MTQFNDTLLRAARGEKIEHTPVWYMRQAGRSQPEYLKIKEKYSLEEITHQPELCAYVTKLPVDQYNVDAAILYKDIVTPLPGLGVDVKIKAGVGPVISNPIRTVQDVHNLGDLSPQDDIPFVLETIKILTKEQLNVPLIGFAGAPFTLASYMIEGGPSKSYNLTKSFMVSEPEAWFALMDKLADMTITYITAQVAAGAKAIQIFDSWVGALNVADYRIFIKPVMTRIFTELRKLNVPLITFGVGASHLANEWHDLPVDVVGLDWRLSIKEAGERGMTKPLQGNLDPSMLLADWKIIEERAKVIIEQGVEHGSHIFNLGHGVFPDVKPATLKKLTEFIHSYSAQLRK from the coding sequence ATGACACAATTTAACGATACACTACTCCGTGCTGCACGTGGCGAAAAGATTGAGCATACACCTGTCTGGTATATGAGACAGGCAGGCCGTTCACAGCCCGAGTATTTAAAAATTAAAGAGAAATATTCACTGGAAGAAATTACGCATCAGCCTGAGCTTTGTGCCTATGTGACGAAACTCCCGGTTGACCAATATAATGTTGATGCAGCTATTTTATATAAAGATATTGTAACACCTTTACCAGGACTTGGCGTTGACGTGAAGATTAAAGCGGGCGTTGGCCCTGTGATTTCCAACCCAATCCGTACCGTTCAAGATGTCCATAATCTTGGTGATTTGTCACCACAAGATGATATTCCGTTCGTTCTTGAAACGATTAAAATATTGACGAAAGAACAATTGAATGTTCCGCTCATTGGTTTTGCAGGCGCACCGTTTACACTTGCAAGCTATATGATTGAGGGGGGACCTTCGAAAAGCTATAATTTAACGAAATCATTCATGGTATCTGAGCCAGAAGCGTGGTTTGCCTTAATGGACAAGCTTGCTGATATGACGATTACGTATATTACTGCACAAGTAGCAGCAGGTGCGAAAGCGATTCAAATCTTTGATTCATGGGTAGGGGCTTTGAATGTTGCAGATTACCGTATCTTCATTAAACCAGTAATGACACGTATTTTTACGGAGTTGCGCAAATTGAACGTTCCGCTGATTACATTTGGAGTGGGTGCAAGTCACCTGGCGAACGAGTGGCATGATCTTCCTGTCGACGTTGTCGGTCTTGATTGGCGCTTGTCTATCAAGGAAGCTGGTGAGCGTGGTATGACGAAGCCATTGCAAGGTAATCTGGACCCGTCTATGCTGTTGGCAGACTGGAAAATTATTGAAGAGCGGGCAAAGGTTATTATTGAGCAAGGTGTCGAGCATGGTAGCCATATCTTTAACTTGGGCCACGGCGTTTTCCCTGATGTTAAACCGGCGACATTGAAAAAGCTAACTGAATTTATTCATAGCTATAGTGCACAACTGCGTAAATAA
- the hemH gene encoding ferrochelatase translates to MTKKQMGLLVMAYGTPNKEEDIESYYTHIRHGRPPAPEQLEDLRNRYAAIGGISPLAKITENQANALCNRLNEVQDDIEFKVYIGLKHIAPFIEDTVEKMHADGIKEAVSIVLAPHFSTFSVKSYNERVQEEADKHGMTITSVESWYKQPKFIDFWAGQVRGTFEGMTEEQRAVACLIVSAHSLPEKILANGDPYADQLKETADLIAAAAGVDNYEVGWQSEGQTPEPWLGPDVQDLTRALHTTKGYSTFVYTPVGFVSDHLEVLYDNDYECKVVCDDIGASYYRPAMPNVDPLFIDAMVDAVFDKMKEA, encoded by the coding sequence ATGACGAAGAAACAAATGGGACTGTTAGTAATGGCTTACGGGACTCCGAATAAGGAGGAGGATATTGAATCGTATTACACGCATATCCGCCACGGTCGCCCGCCAGCACCAGAGCAATTGGAGGATTTACGTAATCGGTATGCAGCAATTGGGGGGATTTCACCACTTGCTAAAATTACCGAAAATCAAGCCAATGCGCTTTGTAATCGTCTGAATGAAGTACAGGACGACATTGAATTCAAGGTTTATATCGGATTAAAGCATATTGCGCCGTTCATTGAAGATACGGTAGAAAAAATGCATGCGGATGGTATTAAAGAAGCTGTATCCATCGTATTGGCACCGCATTTTTCAACGTTTTCCGTCAAATCCTATAACGAACGTGTGCAAGAAGAAGCTGACAAGCATGGAATGACCATTACATCAGTAGAAAGCTGGTACAAGCAGCCGAAGTTTATCGACTTTTGGGCTGGTCAAGTTCGAGGGACATTTGAAGGTATGACTGAAGAACAGCGGGCAGTTGCTTGCCTGATTGTTTCAGCTCATTCATTACCAGAAAAGATTTTGGCAAACGGTGATCCGTATGCGGACCAGTTGAAAGAAACGGCTGATTTAATTGCTGCTGCAGCTGGCGTGGACAACTATGAAGTGGGCTGGCAAAGTGAAGGACAGACACCAGAGCCTTGGCTTGGACCAGATGTACAGGATTTGACACGCGCGTTGCATACAACAAAGGGTTATTCGACATTCGTCTACACGCCAGTTGGCTTCGTTTCTGACCATCTTGAAGTGTTATATGACAATGATTATGAGTGTAAAGTCGTTTGTGATGATATTGGGGCTTCTTATTATCGTCCGGCCATGCCGAATGTGGATCCGCTATTTATTGATGCAATGGTGGATGCGGTGTTTGATAAGATGAAAGAAGCTTGA